The following proteins are encoded in a genomic region of Necator americanus strain Aroian chromosome II, whole genome shotgun sequence:
- a CDS encoding hypothetical protein (NECATOR_CHRII.G8236.T1), whose amino-acid sequence MPSFSSFADRMSDFDTGHGLLALDAPIVKILGFLEGNNTFFKRESPLELCGGSYLNKASASNFENEEYAHFFKRYYQRHHVQNSRMCCGLWGQR is encoded by the coding sequence ATGCCCTCGTTCTCTTCATTCGCAGATCGTATGTCCGATTTTGACACTGGACATGGATTGTTGGCTCTGGATGCTCCAATTGTtaaaattcttggatttttggAAGGGAATAACACGTTTTTTAAACGTGAATCTCCTCTTGAATTATGCGGTGGGTCCTACCTTAACAAAGCGAGtgcttcaaattttgaaaacgaagAGTATGCACATTTCTTCAAACGCTATTATCAAAGGCATCATGTCCAAAATTCACGGATGTGCTGTGGTCTCTGGGGACAACGATAG